The genomic DNA TCACGACGGTCTGCGAGTGGCGGGGCGAACCGTTCCAGGTGTACGGCGAGCGCGACGGCGACCTGCTGCTGGAGTACGTCGGCGGGCGGGTCACCGTGGCCCGGCGGCTCGGCCTCGAACGGGTGGAGCGCGGCGTCCACCGCGGCCGCGCGCCCCGGCACGAGGTGACCGCCCTGCGCCAGCACTCCGTGATCCTGTGACATAGACGTTTTCCGTTTACCTCTTGTGCACTTTGTTAACTTTTTGGAAAATCAGTCTCAGAAGTGGAATTTGTGTCTGTTGGTGTCGGGGTGAAGCGTTGGAGTTCGGGTCACCGGAAGCCGCGGGGATGCAGGCGTACGCGGAGGAGCTGCGCTCCATGTTCATGCGCATGCAGGACGAGGCCCTCGATCTGCACAAGAAGGCCCGTGCCGTCCAGGTGACGGAGACGTCGCGCGACGGGCTCGTGTCGGCCACCGTGGGCCCGCGCGGCGACCTCGTCCGGCTCGACATCGACCCGCGGGTCTACCGCCGCCCCGACTCCAGGCACCTCGCCGACACCATCACGGAGACCGTCGGCCGCGCCGCCGCCAAGGCTCGGGAACGCGTCGTGGAGATCTTCGAGCCCGTGATCCCGCCCGAGCAGATGGCGGCTCACATCGACGGTGACATCGAGACCGTGATGCGACAGCTCGCGGAGCGTATGACCGGGGAGAGGTGAGCAGGATGCGCGATGGAGTGCGATTCAGCGAACGGCTCTGCGCCACGGGGATCTCCATGTGGGGAGAGATGGTCTCCGACCTCAAGAAGGAGTGGGACGAGGCCGTCACGGAGATCGAGGGACAGGTCGCCGCGGCCCCGTGGGGCGGCGGCGCCGAGGGCATCAGGTTCCAGCAGGCCCTCCTCAAGAGCGGTGGGCCGATGAAGATGGTCCAGACGGCACGCCGCGTCCTCGGCCAGATCGAGGCGGCCGGCCCCACCATGCGCGACACCATCTCCATCTCGGTCGCCGCCGACGATTTCGAGGCCGAACGCATCAAGCAGTTGCTCATGGGGGCTTGAGCGGCACCCTCGACACGGCCCGGGACGACGGGCGACGGCAGGTGACGGGATCGGGGCGGGGGTGACATGGCGGGTTACGGGCATGGGAACGGTGACGTCAACAGCGACGTCCCCGGCGGTGAGACGTTCCGCGGGAGCGGCGGCACGTCGGCCACCGACATCCAGCCGGTATGGGAGACGGAAGCCCTGCCGGACTGGGTGAACCATGTCCTGATCCCCCTGCTTGCCTCCGGCCAGGCCTGGCCGCAGGCAAGCGAGAGCGGGCTTTGGGCGCTCAGCAGACCGCACGAGCGGACGGCGGCCGCCGTGCTCAACGCCCTGGACCCGACGGAGAAGGCCGTCAACAGCTTCGTCCACGGCTGGGACGCCCCCGGCACCCCCGACCACATCAAGCGGGTCGCCGAGCTGTTCGGCATGGAAGCCGGGGCCGGGGGCGTGGCAGCCTCGGCCGACGGCTACGCCAGGCAGTTCGACGCCTTCGCCCGCGAGACCCAGTACTCCAAGATCTCGATCAACGTGGCCTTCTGGGTGGCCGTCATCGCGGCGTTCATCGCGCTGGTCGCCGCGTTCTTCTCCGCGGGCACCACCGCCTGGCTGGTCGGCCCGTACGCGGCCGCCGCGCGCCGGGCCGTCGGCCGGATCCTCGAGGTGCTCGCCATCAACGCCGGCCGCGGTTTCGTCTCCGCCGCGGTCGCCCGGACGACCGTGCTGAGCGCCGTCGTCTCGGGCGTCTCCCGGCTGCTGGCCTCACCGCTGGGCCGCGAACTCGTGGAGGAGATCGGCGAAGAGGGCTTCATCGACGCCTACACGCAGTGGAAGCAGTGGCGGATGGGCACCCGCGACGAGTGGGACTGGAAGAGGACCGCGGTGTCGGTGGTCGGCGCCGGAGGCGGCGCCGCGCTCGGCATGAGGTTCGCCGACCGGATCTCCAGGCTCACCCGCCAGATTCCCGGCATCGACCGGCTCAGCCGCATGGCCGGTGACGCGCCCGGCTGGGGGAACGCGTTCATGCGCTTCCCGGAGCGGGCGCTGAACACCGGCCTGAACAACATGATCGCCTCTCCGGGCGGCAGCATGCTGGGCGAGCTGGTGGTGAACCAGCGGCTCGTGCTGCCCGGGCCGGAGGCGTTCGTCGGCGGGTTCATGGGCGGTGTCGGGCGCACCGGGACGATCAGCCCGTTCAACCCGGACGTGGCCATGGCGCTGGCCGACCCGAGCGCGGCGCTGGCCCGGGCGACCGACCTCGCGGCGCGCAGCGACCTGGACCGGGCGGTCAACCAGGCCATGTCCACCAGGTCAGAGCCGCCGACCGGCCCCGGTCCGTCCGGTCCGCCCGGCTCGCCCTCGCCCGACTCGCCCACCCCGGGCTCGCCCACCGGTCCCGCGCCGGCGGGCCAGCCGGGCACGCCCGCACCGGGCTCACCCGCCACGCCGCAGCGGACGGGCTCGCAGGTCACGCCGCCCGGCGTCCCGTCCACTGCCTCGTCCGCCACCCAGCAGAACGCGCTTTCCGCGCCGAACGGGCCCGCGTCGCCGCAGTCGCCGGCCGCCGGGCGCCAGGGCGGTCAGCAGCCCGCCCCCGAAGGCCCGCAGCCGGACCAGGGCGACGACCCGTCCACCCCGGCGAACCAGCGCTCGCCCCAGGCGCCCACCACCCAGCCCACCGCACCTGGACAGCCCGCGCAGGGCCAGCCCGACGCGCAGGGCCAGCCGCCCGCGCAGGGCCAGGGGCCCACCACCGGGCAGGCACCACCCCAGTCCCCCCCGGCGGTCCAGGCTCCCGACACCGGGCAGGCCCCGGACAGCGGCCAGGCGGCTGCGAACGGCCAGCCCGCGAACCAGGGGACGCCCGACAACGGCGCCGCCCAGCCGGCCGGTCAGCAGGCGGCCCAGCAGACGGCACAGCAGACGGCCCAGCAGACGGCGCCGCCACCCGGCCAGGCGCCCACCCAGACACCCGGCCAGACGGCGAACCCCGCCACCGCCGCCGCGAGCGCCAACGCGTCCGCCGAGAACCTCGCCACCCTGATCGCGCAGCGGACGGTCGCCGAGGTCCAGCGCACGGCGTTCGCGCACGGGCTCATGCTGGACGGCGGCGGCCTGCTCATCACCGACCCGAGCGGCCGCGTGGTCACCCTGACGCCGGACGCCCTGCAGCGGGTGCAGGACCTGGTCATGATCCGGACGGCGAAGGGCACGAGCCCCGAACGGCTGCGCGCCGCGGCGGCGGCCGCGCTGGGCACCGAGATCGCCGTCGCGGCCGGCCGCGCCCCGGCCGAGGGCGCCATGGAGGGCCTCGACCAGCTCGCGCACGTCGACCCCAAGGCCGCCCCGGACGCGGCCGCGGAGGGCCTGGACGTGGACACCTCCGGCTCCGACAGAGCGGACCGGATCGCGGCGAACCTGGCGGCCCGGGCCCCCGCCCCCGACGCGGGGCTGCGGCCGGGCTTCTACGACACGGCCGCCCAGCAGATCGCCGACCGGCTGGCGGCGTTCTCCTCCCCGACGGGTCCGAACACCACGGGCTCGACCACCACGGGCCCGAGCACCGCGACGACGAGCCGGCCGGGCACCGTCACCGCCGAGCAGATCTCGCAGTCCCTGTTCCAGCACCGTCGGCCCGCGCACCACCCGAACGCCACGGTGGCGGAGGTGCACGCCGCGGTCCTGGCCGAGCTGACCCTGACGCACTTCGGCGGCCACGTCCTCAGCCTGACCTGGCCGGAGTCGTCCGATCTCCTCGTGGTCAAGACGAGGTCCGGGCGCACGCTCCACTACCGGGTCACGGTCGGCCCCGTCGGGGACGACATGGCCCGATCGACCGGGGGCACCGGCACCGACCCGATCACCATGGTCATCGCGTCGCGCAGCCCCAACGAGTCGCTGGCCCGCGCCGTCCTGCACGAGATCTCCCACCACATCCAGGACGACACGGCCGAGGCCGCCGGCCGGCCGCAGGGCATGTTGCGGCGCTGGCTTTCACGGACCCCCGCGGGCCCGAGTACCGACTCCTGCGTGCTGCCGCGGCTCAACGAGTTCCGCCTGCTGTCGGACAAGTGGCGGGCGGCGGCCACGATGGACGAGCGGACCGTCTGGGCGCACGAGATCAACCGGGTGCTGGACGACCTGCGCGAGCGGGGTCAGACGCCGCCGCTGCCCCCGTGGTCGAGCGGACAGCACCACACGCCCGCGGCACCGCCGGCGCCGGACACGCCGCTGTCCGACCTCACCTCCTACGTCCGCCACACGATCGACTCGCTGACCAGGACCGTCGAGGGCCTGACCGAGCGCGAGAACTCCAAGCGCGAGTCCGCGGCCACGGCGATGGAAGAGGCGGTGGTCAACCTCGCGGAGCACTACACCGCGCTGGAGCAGCGTGACCGCGGCGCGCCGGAACGGGCCAGGAAGGCCTTCGCGGATGCCGAGAAGGCCCAGACCAAGGCCAACCGGCACGGGCGCATCGCGGACAACTACCAGCAGGCGCGCGAGTACGCCGAGCACGCGCGGGAGGCCTACGAGGACCTGCTGACCGCGCTGGAGCAGGGCACGCCGCCGTCCTCCGACAGGCTGGCCGCGCTGGCGGACCAGGCCCAGAACTGGCTGACGGACTTCCAGGAGGCGCTGCGGCAGACGGCGCCCCCTTCGGAGGCCGCTCCCAGCTTCGTCCCCGCGGACCGGCTGCCGCACCTCAACCGGCTCACCCGTACGGTCAACGAGCTGATGTGGCGGAACGGCATCGACCACACCTTCACCCCGGACGCGCTGGAGCGCGTCCTGTTCGAGGAGTTCAGCCGGATCATCTCCGGCGACGGCGCGCTGGTCCGGGTGGGCCGCGGCACGCCTGGCGAGCTGCTCATCCACATCACGCCCTCCGACCTGGTGGAGGTGCTGGGCGCGACCAAGGTGGCCTCCGAGATCATGAACGGCATCCTGCCGCAGGGCGGCCGGAGCATCGGAGCCTCCGCCAACCACAGCCAGGGCTACAACGTCGGCCACAAGCTGCACACCTTCGTCCAGATGCTGCCCGAAGGCCCCGCCAAGGACTTCCTCAAGCACGTCGAGCTGAGCGTGTCGGGCAACGCCGGCCTGAGCAGGTCGCTCACCGGCGGCGCCGGCAACCCCGCCCTGCCCGGCGGCGTGGCGGACGACCGAGGCGAGTCCATCGCCTACGACGCGGCCGCCGCCTGGACGGTCCGGGTGCGCACGGCCAAGCAGCCGAACTGGTCGGACCCGGTCACCGTGGACCACGGCGACCAGAACGACCCCACGAACCTGCGGGTCTACGTCTCCCACGCCTACACCGAGCCCCCGCCACCGGGCGAGGCGCGGCTGCCCGAGAAGGAGGCCGGCAAGACGCCCTTCCCCGAATACGTCGCGCTGGGCCTGACCGGGCTCGTCAAGCTGGCCGAGGACACGGCGCGCGCGCTGGGCGACAAGCACTTCCCCCTCGGCAGCGTCGCCCGCCGGCAGCTCTACACCGCCATGATCGACGACCTGTACGGCCGCATGGACGAGGCCGTCAACGACCCGAGCGGCATCCGGCGGATCATCCACGTCGACGGCAAGCCGTTCGTCCAGCTCCAGATCAAGGCCGTACCCCGGCTGAAGACCGCCCAGCGGGTCGGTGCGGCCAGCACGGAGCACTGGCAGGAGCGGCTGCGCGTCGAAGTGGTCAAGGCCACGGGCAACCAGACGGCGGGCCGGTCCAATGGCGTGTCCGCCACGCTCGGCATCGCCGGCCTGCCGACGGTCGACGCCTACCCGGGCGACGGGGAGTACGCGGTCGGGTTCGGCCCCAGCGGGCGGGGGTCCACGGGCGCCTCCGTCTCGGACGGGCTGAGCGTGGAGGGCGTCACCTACCATCCGAGCGTGCAGCGCTTCACCGGCCATTCCCAGGGCGTGGAGGTGGAGTTCGACTACGTGGTCACCGGGCGGCTGATCGACGACGACACGGAGATCGGCCCGATCAGGGGCGAGGGCAAGGGCCTGTTCAGGTTCGCCGAGAAGGACGCCCACGAGTACGGCCTGCCCGTGGACGCCGAGGCGTTCACCGTCGAGAACGGCGAACGGGTCTACCGCGACGACGGCACCCCGGATCCGCCGCCGGGCCGCAAGGCGGAGCTGCCGCCCATCTACGGCACGGAGCCCGGCAAGGTGCGCGGCGCCGGACCGGGCCGCGTGGGAGCCATCGACGAAGCCGAGCAGCTGAGAGAGGACGTCAAGAAGAAGCTCCGCGAGAAGGGCATCCTGGCGCCCATCGTCAACGGTGAGCGGGTCTACAGCACCGACCGGCTCGAACGGCTCAGCCAGATGCTCAACGAGCAGGAGATCGACCAGCAGATCGACAAGAAGCGGCTGCAGTCGGGCTACAACCAGGCCGCCGCTGACGGCATCCCGATCAAACTGGTCGTCCGGCGCAGCGGTCACCAGCCGAAGGTCATCACCCTGCGCGTCACCCTCGAACAGCACTTCACCGACGAGCACGGCAGGACGCCGCCCAAGCTGGTGAGGGTCCTCGAGTCCGAGGCGGTGGCCAACCTGCCCATCGGCAGCGACACCAACGTCTGGTCGCACAGCCGCACGGAGAACGCGGGCTGGGGCGCCGGCGTCGGCGTCAAGCACGTCGTGCCCGAGAAGACCGAAGGCATCAGCCCCAACCTCAGCGCGGGCGGCGGCAGGGACTACTCCCGCACGACCTCGCACACGAACGGCCTCACGATCAACAACGTGCGGCTCTACGAGAACGGCTCGCCGCTGGCGGAGTTCGCCGTCCGGCACACCGCCCGGGTCGAGATGCTGCACGCGGACGGGGAGCCGGAGCTGCTGGCCGAGCGCGAGGGCACCGCCCACGTGCTGATCTCCAGTGACCTGCTTCCCGTGGACGGTCCGTCGCCGTACGGCGAGACGTTCGAGACTCCCCAAGAGGTGCGGCAGTACCTGACCGCCCAGCAGGTCGACCCGGGCAACCTCCTGGAGACGCTGCAGGGGATGCTCGACATGACGGACCCGGACTCGCCCGCCTACCACCACCTCACCGAGCTCGTCAACGGCTACTCCCTCACCGCCCACCCGGAGATGTTCACGGGCGCGTACGGCAGCAGCCTCCTCGTCCGGCCCCAGGGCGTGACCCCGTCGACGGGATCCGCCGAGGTGCGTGCGACGATCGGCGACTCGACACTCGTCGGCGTCGTCAAGGACGTGAACGGCAAGATCAACCTCACCCTGGCCAGCATGGGCGTCACCTCGGCCAGGTCGCACGGCGGGAAGGTCGAGGGTTCGGCCGGTGTGGGCCACCAGCACGCCGACGGCTCGGGCGAGGGCGGCAAGGTGGGCGGCGCCCACTCCGGCGGGCACGCCCGCGCCCAGACCGACCTGTCCATCTGGGGCCGCGAACGGCTCGCCATCGAGACGGGCAACCAGTACGTCTTCGTGGCCAAGGTGGCGTTCGACGTGTCCGGCGGCCCGACCGGCGCGGAGCCGGTGGGCCGGACGGCCGACGGCGCCATGGTCTACACGGTGCCCGAGCGTCACGTCCTGCGCATGTACGCCGAGGGCACCATGAACCTGCCGCTGGCCCAGATGGCCGACGTGGTGGAGCGGTTCCTCGACGGCAACCTCAAGATGGACCGCGCGGTCGCCGTGCCGCTCGTCAAGCGTTACCTGGCCGCGTTGCGGCAGTCCCCCACTCCGGTCCCGCTGGCCGACAGGCACACGCCAC from Nonomuraea muscovyensis includes the following:
- a CDS encoding WXG100-like domain-containing protein; this translates as MAGYGHGNGDVNSDVPGGETFRGSGGTSATDIQPVWETEALPDWVNHVLIPLLASGQAWPQASESGLWALSRPHERTAAAVLNALDPTEKAVNSFVHGWDAPGTPDHIKRVAELFGMEAGAGGVAASADGYARQFDAFARETQYSKISINVAFWVAVIAAFIALVAAFFSAGTTAWLVGPYAAAARRAVGRILEVLAINAGRGFVSAAVARTTVLSAVVSGVSRLLASPLGRELVEEIGEEGFIDAYTQWKQWRMGTRDEWDWKRTAVSVVGAGGGAALGMRFADRISRLTRQIPGIDRLSRMAGDAPGWGNAFMRFPERALNTGLNNMIASPGGSMLGELVVNQRLVLPGPEAFVGGFMGGVGRTGTISPFNPDVAMALADPSAALARATDLAARSDLDRAVNQAMSTRSEPPTGPGPSGPPGSPSPDSPTPGSPTGPAPAGQPGTPAPGSPATPQRTGSQVTPPGVPSTASSATQQNALSAPNGPASPQSPAAGRQGGQQPAPEGPQPDQGDDPSTPANQRSPQAPTTQPTAPGQPAQGQPDAQGQPPAQGQGPTTGQAPPQSPPAVQAPDTGQAPDSGQAAANGQPANQGTPDNGAAQPAGQQAAQQTAQQTAQQTAPPPGQAPTQTPGQTANPATAAASANASAENLATLIAQRTVAEVQRTAFAHGLMLDGGGLLITDPSGRVVTLTPDALQRVQDLVMIRTAKGTSPERLRAAAAAALGTEIAVAAGRAPAEGAMEGLDQLAHVDPKAAPDAAAEGLDVDTSGSDRADRIAANLAARAPAPDAGLRPGFYDTAAQQIADRLAAFSSPTGPNTTGSTTTGPSTATTSRPGTVTAEQISQSLFQHRRPAHHPNATVAEVHAAVLAELTLTHFGGHVLSLTWPESSDLLVVKTRSGRTLHYRVTVGPVGDDMARSTGGTGTDPITMVIASRSPNESLARAVLHEISHHIQDDTAEAAGRPQGMLRRWLSRTPAGPSTDSCVLPRLNEFRLLSDKWRAAATMDERTVWAHEINRVLDDLRERGQTPPLPPWSSGQHHTPAAPPAPDTPLSDLTSYVRHTIDSLTRTVEGLTERENSKRESAATAMEEAVVNLAEHYTALEQRDRGAPERARKAFADAEKAQTKANRHGRIADNYQQAREYAEHAREAYEDLLTALEQGTPPSSDRLAALADQAQNWLTDFQEALRQTAPPSEAAPSFVPADRLPHLNRLTRTVNELMWRNGIDHTFTPDALERVLFEEFSRIISGDGALVRVGRGTPGELLIHITPSDLVEVLGATKVASEIMNGILPQGGRSIGASANHSQGYNVGHKLHTFVQMLPEGPAKDFLKHVELSVSGNAGLSRSLTGGAGNPALPGGVADDRGESIAYDAAAAWTVRVRTAKQPNWSDPVTVDHGDQNDPTNLRVYVSHAYTEPPPPGEARLPEKEAGKTPFPEYVALGLTGLVKLAEDTARALGDKHFPLGSVARRQLYTAMIDDLYGRMDEAVNDPSGIRRIIHVDGKPFVQLQIKAVPRLKTAQRVGAASTEHWQERLRVEVVKATGNQTAGRSNGVSATLGIAGLPTVDAYPGDGEYAVGFGPSGRGSTGASVSDGLSVEGVTYHPSVQRFTGHSQGVEVEFDYVVTGRLIDDDTEIGPIRGEGKGLFRFAEKDAHEYGLPVDAEAFTVENGERVYRDDGTPDPPPGRKAELPPIYGTEPGKVRGAGPGRVGAIDEAEQLREDVKKKLREKGILAPIVNGERVYSTDRLERLSQMLNEQEIDQQIDKKRLQSGYNQAAADGIPIKLVVRRSGHQPKVITLRVTLEQHFTDEHGRTPPKLVRVLESEAVANLPIGSDTNVWSHSRTENAGWGAGVGVKHVVPEKTEGISPNLSAGGGRDYSRTTSHTNGLTINNVRLYENGSPLAEFAVRHTARVEMLHADGEPELLAEREGTAHVLISSDLLPVDGPSPYGETFETPQEVRQYLTAQQVDPGNLLETLQGMLDMTDPDSPAYHHLTELVNGYSLTAHPEMFTGAYGSSLLVRPQGVTPSTGSAEVRATIGDSTLVGVVKDVNGKINLTLASMGVTSARSHGGKVEGSAGVGHQHADGSGEGGKVGGAHSGGHARAQTDLSIWGRERLAIETGNQYVFVAKVAFDVSGGPTGAEPVGRTADGAMVYTVPERHVLRMYAEGTMNLPLAQMADVVERFLDGNLKMDRAVAVPLVKRYLAALRQSPTPVPLADRHTPQALINALKPLVDAGSILTRVDDFLMRAEKLVEAVQEAQIPSWLRDRIGYTLIETARLQRDGEDVHLLDAVRDAVGSVSAQALSDPVIPDSLRKIFGDDRWTGPIDTIFSEEGLQLRYYTPFDAFGRREEIVVNVRGDFTDDPAVLLEHVHDIGGIWQDYTYLEQILAETRSTGNAVNAGGDMSAGGHGNNASVGTDRGQGATGSAAEQETRIQRVAMFGDGMERVSQKFKMTVEVQRTPQQVRAAGVGVKAGPTVTSAPIVLDGTMVRLIPSGFVRTAGEQAAEPPRRYDPRQVTLPHSFAANSVRTDLYRKVAQALRNDKLLGDGVEGLETELLNLLSETATTTLFERMNGEQGHQMTLPVDGLRNRAVTMRIEASSTDMQVLARGLKNVEIGQVWRIQRTTGSSSSGGMAFPIGGGTGIDHGASGLSGGASVGEQASVSVSDGGGIRREMSRFEKDDAVIVRLSTRYGLTLVREALTPEGPKKQGDAVHIPDAATGEAVVIMSETDYKAMTAILESGGTLGPEWQLFRDNTPAPADGAARQSDPTRPWTSLLQARIDAHVKGEDVLVRITEPDGTERVFLASPKGALVGDEHDRGFAAAFATLDPELVRLADDARVNLRQVYEGPRTQERFALRVLSELVGLGVDVSSVHDHGAIWPTPQPDGDTDPVGGARAMGSEGMSASAPSVNAPEVAGSAFVADGRAPHLPDVTLAELKEAVERDLRVSDFGGKVLGWTWSGSTLTVRTESWGTLRFDVSIGEITPGNVGETDLRTRAMAVPPRTANDQLARAVLHEISHAGRRIAADAARSEQGVLRRWMSALRPSVGRDECVSARFDEFRHLSRRWVAAQAAYDRNPTPQTRDDVRKWTHELRALADALLQQGQAHPSFPWSAGRQTEPGFHAGSIGALPTTGVGLGTLADLAGVTSVTPDGTPQASVTPVTSGTFTVSGPAGNLTLDVAEADLPPGQVAVRASEPGRLSVAVSPADGSAVRLRVAELIAEAVARQAGLPPGDALVPGPLNAVPELRRGDAATLVRIRALIAARAEASLLERGFVEDQLRAELSNAGLTPGTDGATARQIGAARAGLLPAAHLDAINEFAGRAPHHAVTAAVAALTRAAALHGATTTAYGSGLVDVTTRRGTPVPVRVVVSDTPIAGPVELSERDGVHVLTVNRTYPVPFVERAVAVTVAGLVATASGVPRTGPVTAESAAFVAKAQLVAELHELIHQVRTATPQQRSGRFDQLVGVAEAHGLGRRSPGRDAARAALPAPLAAQLTAMLDHSVRGESRREFWERMRKLANGTGWWLPEEEIRRRAGLPAADELDRQGPREPGPAPKKPAEPPAEPDTPAATPSAPPERSADPDGPATPSTGVPSTRPAEPTTRPSDPTRPAEPTVPPRPSDPATPPPTTPPPTTPPPTTPPPTTPPPTTPPPTTPPPTTPPPTTPPPTTPPPTTPPPTTPPPATPPPAQPTEPGEPDGPDEPPAPASPGESEPRVLT
- a CDS encoding YbaB/EbfC family nucleoid-associated protein — protein: MEFGSPEAAGMQAYAEELRSMFMRMQDEALDLHKKARAVQVTETSRDGLVSATVGPRGDLVRLDIDPRVYRRPDSRHLADTITETVGRAAAKARERVVEIFEPVIPPEQMAAHIDGDIETVMRQLAERMTGER